Proteins from a genomic interval of Acetobacterium woodii DSM 1030:
- a CDS encoding acetylornithine transaminase, whose amino-acid sequence MDLITRGSNVIMETYKRYPLVFDKGQGCVLTDINGKEYLDFVAGIAVDSLGHAHPGLLKAMQTQMEKLVHISNLYWSEPGIELAEMLTKESGLDKVFFCNSGAEACEAALKLCRVYGKLKKNKDAVEIIAMEQSFHGRTYAAITATGQKKYQENLEPLMPEIYHVPYNDIEALKAQISPNTCGIILEPIQGEGGIYPADPDYLKEVRKICDQENIVLIFDEVQTGIGRSGKLFAYQQYGVVPDVVTMAKGLGGGVPIGGIIAKDHVAEVFKPGTHASTFGGNPFVCATAKYVIETLTNPGFFDSVAEKGEYLKTQLEALKKDHPSIQEVRGMGLIVGVQVDADLAAIVAKAMDKGLLLITAGSNAIRFVPPLIISKAEIDQAVQIFSECL is encoded by the coding sequence ATGGATTTAATAACACGTGGAAGTAATGTGATCATGGAAACTTATAAACGTTATCCATTGGTTTTTGACAAAGGTCAGGGGTGTGTGCTGACCGATATAAACGGTAAAGAATATTTGGATTTTGTGGCGGGAATTGCGGTGGATTCGCTTGGCCATGCCCATCCGGGGCTGCTTAAGGCGATGCAGACCCAAATGGAAAAACTGGTTCATATTTCCAATTTGTATTGGTCCGAACCAGGAATTGAACTGGCCGAAATGTTAACCAAAGAAAGTGGTTTGGATAAGGTTTTCTTTTGCAACAGCGGTGCCGAAGCTTGTGAAGCGGCACTAAAACTTTGTCGGGTTTATGGAAAACTTAAAAAGAATAAAGATGCGGTTGAAATAATCGCAATGGAGCAATCGTTTCATGGCCGAACTTATGCGGCGATCACGGCAACCGGGCAAAAAAAATATCAGGAAAATCTGGAACCGCTGATGCCGGAAATTTATCATGTGCCTTATAACGATATAGAAGCCCTTAAAGCTCAGATCAGTCCCAATACCTGTGGGATTATTTTAGAACCGATTCAGGGTGAAGGCGGGATTTATCCGGCGGACCCGGATTATTTAAAAGAAGTCCGAAAAATATGTGATCAGGAAAACATTGTCCTCATTTTTGATGAGGTTCAAACGGGGATTGGTCGTTCCGGAAAACTGTTTGCTTATCAGCAATACGGTGTCGTGCCCGATGTGGTGACAATGGCTAAGGGTTTAGGCGGCGGGGTTCCGATTGGCGGTATTATTGCCAAAGACCATGTTGCCGAAGTTTTTAAACCGGGAACACATGCGTCGACCTTTGGTGGCAATCCCTTTGTTTGTGCGACTGCTAAATATGTGATCGAAACGTTAACAAACCCGGGATTTTTTGATAGCGTGGCTGAAAAAGGTGAGTATTTAAAAACGCAACTGGAAGCGTTAAAAAAAGACCATCCGTCGATTCAAGAAGTGCGTGGAATGGGCCTGATTGTCGGAGTCCAGGTTGATGCTGATTTAGCGGCCATCGTTGCCAAAGCGATGGATAAAGGATTACTTTTAATTACGGCGGGGAGCAATGCAATCCGTTTTGTGCCACCATTGATTATCAGTAAAGCAGAAATTGACCAGGCCGTTCAGATTTTTTCGGAATGTCTATAA
- the argB gene encoding acetylglutamate kinase, with the protein MEKYIEKAKILIEALPYIQQFKKKTMVIKYGGSFMYDEARKQSVMDDISLMRLVGIRLIIVHGGGKDISGMLSDLDIETEFLDGLRITNEKVIEVAEMVLSGKINKELVQLLQNREINAVGLSGKDGGMIKVKKKFVNNMDIGFVGDIIRVDNRLLLTLLKDDYLPVIAPIGTDKTGQSYNINADHVAYAVAKSVKAEKLIYLTDTDGVYMDPDNPDSIIRRLFAENVPKLIEEGVISGGMIPKVENSVDALNQGVNSVHILDGKVEHSMLLELFTAAGVGTMIRRSII; encoded by the coding sequence ATGGAAAAATATATTGAAAAGGCCAAGATTCTTATTGAAGCTTTGCCCTACATCCAACAGTTTAAAAAGAAGACCATGGTGATCAAATACGGCGGCAGTTTTATGTATGATGAAGCGCGTAAACAATCGGTGATGGATGACATCTCACTGATGCGTCTGGTTGGGATTCGGCTGATCATTGTCCATGGCGGCGGTAAAGATATTTCCGGTATGCTCAGTGATTTGGATATTGAAACCGAATTTCTTGATGGTTTGCGAATTACCAATGAAAAGGTGATTGAAGTGGCCGAGATGGTATTATCCGGAAAAATCAACAAGGAACTGGTTCAACTACTGCAAAACCGAGAAATAAATGCGGTTGGTCTATCTGGTAAAGATGGCGGGATGATTAAGGTGAAGAAGAAATTTGTCAATAATATGGACATTGGTTTTGTTGGCGATATCATTCGGGTTGACAATCGGCTTTTATTGACCTTGTTAAAAGATGATTATCTGCCGGTAATTGCCCCGATCGGAACCGACAAAACCGGTCAGAGTTATAACATTAACGCCGATCATGTGGCTTATGCCGTTGCTAAATCTGTTAAAGCCGAAAAACTGATTTATTTAACGGACACCGATGGGGTTTACATGGACCCGGATAATCCGGATTCGATTATTCGGCGCTTATTTGCCGAAAATGTGCCCAAGCTTATCGAAGAAGGCGTTATTTCCGGGGGAATGATCCCCAAAGTGGAAAACAGCGTTGATGCCCTTAATCAAGGGGTTAATTCAGTACATATATTAGACGGCAAGGTGGAACATTCAATGTTGTTGGAACTGTTCACCGCGGCCGGTGTTGGGACGATGATTCGTCGTTCAATAATTTAG
- the argJ gene encoding bifunctional ornithine acetyltransferase/N-acetylglutamate synthase yields the protein MKVIKTGGVITPAGFKSGGLSSGVKMNGKKDLAIIYSEVPGVTSIMTTTNVVKAAPILWCNKVIANPYKQAVVVNSGNANACTGKKGAEDVEKTANQVASVLGLKPEDVLVASTGVIGLPLPVEKILAGIETLGPQLGNSIDDGEAAATAILTTDTDPKTVAVEVQIQGKAIKIGGMAKGSGMIHPNMATMLSFVTTDVNIEPAVLNKLLKETTIDTYNMISVDGDTSTNDMVTVIANGLAGNDLLVENTPDFEIFKEAFIYVHKTLAKKIIRDGEGATKFVEVNVFGAETKAAARTLAKSVVTSSLVKTALFGEDANWGRVLCALGYAGVNFDPLKVSLVFSSQAGMVTLLNDGVPIAFDEEEAKKVLSETDIMISVEMKEGDEKAVAWGCDLSYDYVKINGDYRS from the coding sequence ATGAAAGTAATAAAGACAGGGGGCGTAATAACGCCGGCCGGTTTTAAAAGCGGTGGTCTGAGTAGCGGCGTAAAAATGAACGGGAAAAAAGATTTGGCGATCATTTATTCCGAGGTACCCGGGGTCACCAGTATTATGACCACCACCAACGTGGTCAAAGCAGCGCCGATTCTCTGGTGTAATAAGGTCATTGCCAACCCTTATAAACAAGCGGTGGTGGTCAATAGCGGTAATGCCAATGCCTGTACCGGAAAAAAAGGAGCAGAAGATGTCGAAAAAACCGCTAATCAGGTGGCTTCGGTTTTAGGTTTAAAACCAGAAGATGTCCTGGTGGCCTCGACGGGCGTGATTGGTTTGCCATTGCCGGTGGAAAAGATACTTGCCGGAATCGAAACTTTAGGGCCGCAGTTGGGAAATAGCATTGACGACGGCGAAGCGGCGGCGACGGCGATTTTAACAACGGATACCGATCCCAAGACAGTTGCCGTGGAAGTGCAAATCCAAGGCAAAGCGATAAAAATCGGGGGGATGGCTAAAGGTTCGGGGATGATTCACCCAAACATGGCAACGATGCTTTCATTTGTAACCACCGATGTTAACATTGAACCGGCAGTGCTAAATAAACTTTTAAAAGAAACAACCATTGATACCTATAACATGATTTCGGTCGATGGGGATACCAGTACCAACGATATGGTTACCGTAATCGCCAATGGGCTGGCGGGGAATGACCTGTTAGTAGAAAATACCCCGGATTTTGAGATTTTTAAAGAAGCATTTATCTATGTTCATAAAACGTTGGCTAAAAAAATCATCCGCGATGGTGAAGGCGCGACCAAATTTGTTGAAGTAAATGTTTTTGGAGCCGAAACGAAAGCGGCGGCACGAACGTTAGCTAAATCAGTGGTGACATCCAGTTTGGTTAAAACGGCACTTTTTGGAGAAGACGCCAACTGGGGGCGAGTGCTGTGCGCCTTAGGTTATGCGGGCGTTAATTTTGATCCGTTAAAGGTTTCGTTAGTTTTTTCAAGTCAGGCGGGGATGGTGACCTTATTAAATGATGGGGTGCCAATTGCTTTTGATGAAGAAGAGGCTAAAAAAGTTCTTTCGGAAACAGATATTATGATTTCGGTTGAAATGAAAGAAGGGGATGAAAAGGCCGTGGCATGGGGCTGTGATTTATCTTACGATTATGTTAAAATCAATGGTGATTACAGAAGTTAA
- a CDS encoding TetR/AcrR family transcriptional regulator: MGKYKVGKETKEKIYETSKTLFYEYGYTNTTCLKIAKESGANVGLINYYYGSKGGLGIDVYNEIMSSYKARVTEKLAELGIETSLLLQTAVEMRLINNNIRINKNFSRFYYDLLSENVIYKEQSVMTDFYRNLAESCGLNYSEFEIAFITYTNMGATQGSNLAYDAGLIDCSSLDFVNANIYLLLSNMRLDAKTIDAVILESQEIEKLFNVRIEKNFAIS, encoded by the coding sequence ATGGGAAAATATAAGGTCGGAAAAGAAACTAAAGAAAAAATTTATGAAACTTCAAAAACTTTGTTTTATGAATATGGCTACACAAATACGACTTGCCTGAAAATCGCCAAGGAATCTGGTGCAAATGTCGGGTTGATTAATTATTATTATGGTTCAAAGGGTGGTTTGGGAATTGATGTATACAATGAAATTATGTCTTCCTATAAGGCTCGTGTAACGGAAAAACTGGCTGAACTTGGGATTGAAACCTCACTTCTTTTACAAACAGCGGTCGAGATGCGCCTAATCAACAATAATATCCGGATTAATAAAAATTTCAGCCGTTTTTATTATGATTTGCTTTCCGAAAATGTCATTTATAAAGAGCAAAGTGTGATGACCGATTTTTACCGAAATTTAGCTGAAAGTTGCGGATTAAATTATAGTGAATTTGAAATTGCTTTTATCACTTATACCAATATGGGTGCTACACAGGGTTCAAATCTTGCTTATGATGCTGGACTGATTGATTGTTCTTCCCTCGATTTTGTCAATGCCAACATTTACCTGTTACTTTCTAATATGAGACTTGATGCTAAAACAATTGATGCGGTGATTCTTGAATCGCAAGAAATAGAAAAGCTGTTTAATGTTCGGATTGAAAAGAATTTTGCCATTTCCTAA
- a CDS encoding DUF6530 family protein, with protein sequence MKIPTTLKHKPVIISEDYDQIDGRDIKSDAKGLSVGLAQWNDRGKIEVSAKIWRYTGEKWSRQSEEMPLHRVMDLAIFVCRTKQYFSEAYQFEKLYDENNPHIDRIALQGGAMDVAVCTDNSFLDEDIKIVAEILQKDDELLGERLRRLAAILKEMGY encoded by the coding sequence ATGAAAATTCCAACAACACTAAAACATAAACCGGTGATTATTTCAGAAGATTATGACCAGATTGATGGTCGAGATATTAAATCTGATGCAAAAGGTTTGTCAGTGGGACTGGCACAATGGAATGATCGTGGGAAGATTGAAGTTTCTGCGAAAATATGGCGTTATACTGGCGAAAAATGGTCGCGACAGTCGGAAGAAATGCCCTTACATCGGGTTATGGATCTGGCGATTTTTGTTTGTCGGACAAAACAGTATTTTAGCGAAGCTTATCAATTTGAAAAACTATATGATGAAAATAATCCCCACATTGATCGGATTGCCTTACAGGGTGGGGCGATGGATGTCGCGGTTTGTACCGATAATTCTTTTTTAGACGAGGATATCAAAATTGTGGCCGAAATCCTCCAAAAAGATGATGAACTGTTGGGTGAACGGTTAAGGCGATTAGCGGCAATATTAAAGGAAATGGGGTATTAA
- a CDS encoding response regulator transcription factor, with protein sequence MKEILIIEDDKKISRIIELQLNHSGFKTVKAFSGREGIEAYNLNPAFALILLDIMLPEVSGYEVLKYIKTQNNHIPVILLTAKDDTSDVVTGFDLGADDYVTKPFNFDELLARIKANIRKSTPESAAKKHLVFKDIKIDLDSFSVKRQSVEIALSRTEFDLFYYLVLNHDLVQSREQILANVWGFDYDGGENIVDVYIKYLRDKIDRDFAEKYIQTIRGRGYVVR encoded by the coding sequence ATGAAAGAAATATTAATTATTGAAGATGATAAAAAAATATCCCGAATAATTGAACTCCAGTTAAATCACTCCGGTTTTAAAACGGTTAAGGCCTTCAGTGGTCGTGAAGGAATCGAAGCCTATAATCTCAATCCCGCTTTTGCCCTGATTTTATTGGACATTATGTTACCGGAAGTCTCCGGTTATGAGGTTTTAAAATATATCAAAACCCAAAATAATCACATACCGGTGATCCTGTTAACCGCTAAAGATGATACCAGTGATGTCGTAACTGGTTTTGATTTAGGTGCTGACGATTATGTCACCAAACCCTTTAATTTTGACGAGCTGCTGGCCCGGATCAAAGCGAACATCCGAAAAAGCACCCCGGAAAGCGCCGCCAAAAAACATTTGGTCTTTAAAGACATCAAAATCGACCTGGACTCTTTTAGTGTTAAACGTCAATCCGTCGAAATTGCCCTTTCCCGTACCGAATTTGATTTGTTTTATTATCTGGTTCTTAATCATGACCTGGTTCAGTCGCGGGAACAAATCCTAGCGAATGTCTGGGGCTTTGATTATGACGGTGGTGAAAATATCGTTGATGTTTACATCAAATATCTTCGTGATAAAATCGACCGGGATTTTGCCGAAAAATATATACAAACAATTCGGGGCCGCGGTTATGTGGTTCGATAA
- the argC gene encoding N-acetyl-gamma-glutamyl-phosphate reductase, with product MIKASVIGGTGYAGQELIRILMRHPEVEVVTIGTRSFAGQKFSDVYGNFETITDLVCEATDIKLLAEKSDVVFLALPHGIASKTVTKEVLEKTKVIDLGADFRLKDINIYEDWYQTEHFNQPLLEEAVYGLCELHRDEIKKAQLISNPGCYTTCSILSLAPLIKHNLIDIKSIIVDAKSGVTGAGRGTALELMYSECNESIKAYKIGSHRHTPEIEQELQLLNGQDFNILFTPHLVPMNRGILALSYANLTAKLTLEEVKEIYKAFYRDEYFVRILENRMPETRWVKGTNYCDIGVTVDPRTNHVIVVGAIDNLIKGAAGQAVQNMNICFGLAEKTGIDFIADFPI from the coding sequence ATGATTAAAGCATCTGTTATCGGCGGAACTGGCTATGCAGGACAGGAATTGATTCGAATTCTAATGCGGCATCCGGAAGTTGAAGTTGTCACAATTGGAACGCGGAGTTTTGCAGGGCAAAAATTCAGTGATGTTTATGGAAACTTTGAAACCATTACCGATCTTGTTTGCGAAGCGACGGATATTAAGTTATTGGCTGAAAAGTCAGACGTGGTATTTCTGGCTTTACCTCATGGTATTGCTTCTAAAACAGTCACAAAAGAAGTATTGGAAAAAACAAAAGTGATTGACCTGGGCGCTGATTTTCGGCTTAAAGATATTAATATCTATGAAGATTGGTATCAAACGGAACATTTTAATCAACCATTATTAGAAGAAGCTGTATATGGCTTGTGCGAGTTGCATCGTGATGAGATTAAAAAAGCACAATTGATTTCGAATCCAGGTTGTTATACGACCTGCAGTATTTTGAGTTTGGCACCGTTGATCAAACATAATCTGATTGATATTAAAAGTATTATTGTTGATGCCAAATCCGGGGTGACCGGAGCTGGACGCGGAACCGCCTTGGAACTGATGTATTCAGAATGTAATGAATCGATTAAAGCATACAAAATCGGGTCGCATCGGCATACGCCGGAAATTGAACAGGAATTACAATTGCTAAACGGACAGGATTTTAATATTCTTTTCACCCCCCATCTGGTTCCGATGAATCGCGGAATTTTAGCTTTATCGTATGCGAACTTAACGGCTAAACTGACACTCGAAGAGGTCAAGGAGATTTATAAAGCGTTTTATCGAGATGAATATTTCGTCAGAATTCTGGAAAATCGGATGCCGGAAACCCGTTGGGTAAAAGGAACAAATTATTGTGATATCGGAGTGACCGTCGATCCCCGAACCAACCATGTTATTGTGGTGGGGGCGATCGATAATCTGATTAAGGGAGCGGCTGGACAAGCCGTCCAAAACATGAATATCTGCTTTGGGTTGGCAGAAAAAACCGGCATTGACTTTATTGCCGATTTCCCAATTTAA
- a CDS encoding GIY-YIG nuclease family protein, whose product MKKSEAKKEIIAAYKEKKSVGGVYIIRNITSGKIFIDTTPNMQGMINRFEFSQKTKTPFTIKFQNEWQNEKDDAFEIEILEELEMGVDQTKKSFKEDLETLKNLWEEKFSGNKFY is encoded by the coding sequence ATGAAAAAAAGTGAGGCAAAAAAAGAAATTATAGCGGCGTATAAAGAAAAAAAATCCGTTGGTGGTGTATATATCATCCGAAATATTACTTCTGGGAAAATATTTATCGATACAACCCCAAATATGCAAGGGATGATTAATCGGTTTGAATTCTCGCAAAAAACGAAAACACCGTTCACGATTAAATTTCAAAATGAGTGGCAAAACGAAAAAGACGATGCGTTTGAAATTGAGATATTAGAAGAACTTGAGATGGGTGTTGATCAAACGAAAAAATCGTTTAAGGAAGATCTGGAAACGCTGAAAAATTTGTGGGAAGAGAAATTTAGCGGCAATAAATTTTATTAG
- a CDS encoding sensor histidine kinase, translating into MWFDKLNLPGRKKPLKIYHRIVFFFILALTAVLSLSFLMVFFFSQQLILNESKSTMIRFNNYVINTLDENMSTLLSLPTDERLNFISNQLYPYVKDNSLIAYQLKDNNGNIYQSSPILTDLLVSENLDKYDFDLFEFSFNDHNDQMISVNSLRYNQVEYYYLGSYYVLEDGDIIYIQIVKNLDDSYVFMTTLFILMVSISILSVIAIIFLGIYGTKQTLKPLIEISETAKNITENNLNIRIEETGNKDELDQLIISLNQMIKKLESAFNNQKRFVSDASHELRIPLTVIQGYIDILSDWGKNDPQLRDESIEAIRDEIQGMNRMVEDLLFLTRIENNYFDDDFEILDLSVLLEKIFHQCQMIDSDHQYLMESCCHAFVRGNEGLLIQAIRGLIDNSRKNTPSNGTITLSCNAKNEFTNEIVICDNGCGIPYNELEKIKERFYRVNSDRSRSTGGTGLGLSIIDSIVSIHRGKLLISSEINQGTRAVIQLKKN; encoded by the coding sequence ATGTGGTTCGATAAACTTAACCTTCCCGGACGAAAAAAACCGCTTAAAATATACCATCGGATTGTGTTCTTTTTTATTCTGGCTCTGACCGCCGTTTTAAGTTTATCGTTTTTGATGGTATTCTTTTTTTCGCAGCAGCTAATCTTGAATGAAAGCAAATCAACGATGATTCGTTTTAATAACTATGTCATTAATACTTTGGATGAAAACATGAGTACCTTACTGAGCTTACCAACTGACGAACGATTAAATTTCATCTCAAATCAATTATATCCCTATGTGAAAGACAATTCCCTGATTGCCTATCAGTTAAAAGATAACAATGGCAACATCTATCAGTCATCCCCAATTTTAACTGATTTACTGGTCAGCGAAAACCTTGATAAATACGATTTTGATTTGTTTGAGTTTAGTTTTAACGATCATAATGATCAAATGATTTCCGTGAATTCATTACGTTATAACCAGGTCGAATATTATTATCTTGGCTCTTATTATGTTCTCGAAGATGGCGATATCATTTATATCCAGATTGTTAAAAACCTTGATGACAGCTACGTGTTTATGACAACCCTATTTATTCTTATGGTTTCGATCAGTATTCTGAGCGTGATTGCAATTATTTTTCTGGGCATTTATGGTACCAAGCAAACCTTAAAACCCTTAATTGAAATCTCCGAAACGGCTAAAAATATCACCGAAAATAACCTTAATATCCGCATTGAAGAAACCGGCAATAAAGATGAGTTAGATCAGCTGATCATCTCTCTGAATCAAATGATAAAAAAGCTGGAATCCGCTTTTAACAATCAAAAGCGTTTTGTCTCGGATGCTTCCCATGAACTACGCATTCCCCTTACGGTCATCCAGGGGTATATCGATATCCTCTCCGATTGGGGTAAAAACGACCCCCAACTGCGGGACGAGTCGATTGAAGCCATCCGGGATGAGATTCAGGGAATGAACAGAATGGTTGAAGATCTGTTATTTCTGACGCGCATTGAAAATAACTATTTTGACGACGATTTTGAAATTCTGGATCTATCAGTCCTTCTGGAAAAAATTTTCCACCAATGTCAAATGATCGATTCCGACCATCAATATCTAATGGAATCGTGCTGTCACGCTTTTGTTCGGGGTAATGAAGGATTACTGATTCAAGCCATTCGCGGCCTGATCGATAATAGTCGGAAAAATACACCATCAAACGGAACCATTACTTTAAGCTGTAACGCTAAAAACGAATTTACCAATGAAATTGTCATCTGTGATAACGGCTGCGGCATCCCTTACAACGAATTGGAAAAGATTAAAGAACGGTTTTACCGTGTCAACAGCGATCGGTCCCGGTCAACCGGCGGTACCGGTTTAGGACTTTCGATCATTGACAGTATCGTCAGCATTCATCGGGGTAAACTTTTAATTAGCAGCGAAATTAACCAGGGCACCCGTGCGGTCATCCAATTGAAAAAAAATTAG
- the argH gene encoding argininosuccinate lyase encodes MKKMWGGRFSKKTDLLTDDFNSSISFDQRLYKQDIKGSMAHARMLGNQNIIDPKEADLIIETLEAILLDIEAGKIEFSVSMEDIHMNVEAILTERIGDVGKKLHTGRSRNDQVATDMRLYVKEIVADSKLLIQNLVLTLLDLAEDHTDTIMPGYTHLQRAQPITFSHHLMAYVEMFKRDMIRLDQVKAITDTLPLGSGALATTTYPLDRHAVANELNFAAVSLNSLDGVSDRDFCLDFLEAASVLMMHLSRFSEEIILWCSSEFNFITLDDAFSTGSSIMPQKKNPDIAELVRGKTGRVYGNLMSLLTTMKGIPLAYNKDMQEDKEPVFDSYDTISICLITFAKMIKTLTVNKEVMKKSAAGGFSNATDAADWLVKHGVAFRDAHEIIGKLVFFALENNKSLDELTLEDYQNISPVFDDSIFAAIDLNTCVNQRNIIGGPAAEQVKKAIAFNRQWLAQN; translated from the coding sequence ATGAAAAAAATGTGGGGAGGTCGGTTTTCAAAAAAAACCGACCTTTTAACTGATGATTTCAACTCGTCCATTTCCTTTGATCAACGCCTCTACAAACAGGACATTAAAGGAAGTATGGCACATGCCCGAATGCTTGGGAACCAGAATATTATTGATCCCAAAGAAGCTGATTTAATTATTGAAACCCTTGAAGCGATTCTTCTGGACATTGAAGCCGGAAAAATCGAGTTCTCGGTATCAATGGAAGATATTCATATGAATGTTGAAGCCATTCTGACCGAACGCATTGGTGATGTTGGTAAAAAATTGCATACCGGCCGTAGCCGCAACGACCAGGTCGCCACCGATATGCGTTTATACGTTAAAGAAATTGTCGCTGACAGCAAATTGCTAATCCAAAATCTGGTTCTGACTTTACTCGATCTGGCTGAAGATCACACCGATACCATCATGCCGGGTTATACGCATCTGCAACGGGCTCAACCAATTACCTTCAGCCATCATTTAATGGCTTATGTGGAAATGTTTAAACGCGATATGATTCGTCTCGATCAGGTTAAAGCAATAACCGATACCCTACCACTGGGTTCCGGTGCGCTGGCCACAACAACTTACCCGCTGGATCGCCACGCTGTTGCCAATGAACTGAATTTTGCCGCGGTTTCATTAAATAGCTTGGATGGCGTTTCCGACCGTGATTTTTGTCTTGATTTTCTGGAAGCAGCATCCGTTTTAATGATGCACCTCAGCCGTTTTTCCGAAGAAATCATCCTCTGGTGCAGCAGTGAATTCAACTTCATCACCTTAGATGATGCCTTTAGTACCGGAAGCAGCATCATGCCACAGAAAAAAAATCCTGATATTGCCGAACTGGTTCGGGGTAAAACAGGACGGGTTTACGGCAATCTGATGAGTCTCTTAACGACCATGAAAGGGATTCCTTTAGCTTATAATAAAGATATGCAGGAAGATAAAGAACCGGTATTTGACTCCTACGATACCATTTCGATCTGCCTGATTACGTTTGCTAAAATGATTAAAACCTTGACCGTCAATAAAGAGGTCATGAAAAAATCCGCTGCCGGTGGTTTTTCTAATGCTACCGACGCCGCCGATTGGCTGGTAAAACACGGCGTCGCTTTTCGTGATGCCCATGAAATCATTGGTAAGCTGGTCTTTTTTGCTTTGGAAAACAATAAAAGTTTAGATGAACTTACTCTTGAAGACTATCAAAATATTTCGCCGGTGTTTGATGACTCGATCTTTGCTGCCATAGATTTGAATACTTGCGTAAATCAACGCAACATTATCGGCGGTCCGGCCGCGGAACAAGTCAAAAAAGCCATCGCTTTCAATCGGCAATGGCTGGCTCAAAACTAA
- a CDS encoding argininosuccinate synthase translates to MKKKVILAYSGGLDTTTIIPWLKNTYDYDVIAVCVDVGQGTELEGLEERALSSGASKLYIEDVTDEFVEEYVWPALKADAIYEKKYLLGTSLARPLIAKVLVKYAELEGAEAICHGATGKGNDQVRFELTIGALAPQLKIIAPWRIWDIKSREDAMDYCVMHDIKVPMSISDSYSRDKNILHMSHEGLELEDPSLEPQYKKLLQMTTPLEEAPDQAEIVSIDFEEGVPVKLNGVAMSGRELLEKLNIIGGRHSIGVVDLIENRVVGMKSRGIYETPGGSILYNAHEELEHMCLDRQTFGFKQQAAVKFAELAYNGEWFTPLREALTAFVDETQKTVTGNVQVKLYKGNIILIGVTSPYSLYNAEIASFTTGDLYDHKDAEGFIHLFGLPLKVRALMRLSREEKGE, encoded by the coding sequence TTGAAGAAAAAAGTAATTCTTGCCTATTCTGGTGGACTTGATACCACCACGATTATACCATGGCTTAAAAACACCTACGACTATGATGTTATTGCCGTCTGCGTCGATGTTGGACAAGGCACCGAATTGGAAGGACTTGAGGAACGAGCACTTTCTTCGGGCGCCAGCAAGTTATATATTGAAGATGTTACCGATGAATTTGTTGAAGAATATGTCTGGCCAGCCCTTAAAGCTGACGCCATTTATGAAAAAAAATATTTGTTGGGAACCTCCCTTGCCCGTCCTTTAATTGCTAAGGTTCTGGTAAAATATGCAGAGCTTGAAGGAGCTGAAGCGATTTGTCATGGTGCTACCGGTAAAGGAAACGATCAGGTTCGTTTTGAACTAACGATCGGCGCACTTGCTCCCCAACTAAAAATTATTGCCCCCTGGCGAATTTGGGATATTAAATCCCGGGAAGACGCCATGGACTATTGTGTTATGCACGATATCAAGGTTCCGATGTCTATCAGCGATAGCTACAGCCGGGATAAAAATATTCTCCATATGAGCCATGAAGGACTTGAACTGGAAGATCCTTCCTTGGAACCACAATACAAAAAACTATTACAAATGACCACCCCTTTAGAAGAAGCTCCCGATCAGGCCGAAATTGTCAGTATTGATTTTGAAGAAGGTGTTCCGGTTAAATTAAACGGCGTTGCCATGAGTGGCCGGGAACTCCTTGAAAAACTCAATATCATTGGTGGCCGACATAGCATTGGTGTGGTTGATTTAATCGAAAACCGTGTCGTTGGGATGAAATCCCGTGGGATTTATGAAACACCTGGCGGTTCGATCCTTTATAATGCCCATGAAGAATTAGAACATATGTGTCTGGATCGACAAACTTTTGGTTTCAAACAACAAGCAGCCGTAAAATTTGCCGAATTAGCTTATAACGGTGAATGGTTCACCCCACTGCGCGAAGCCTTAACCGCTTTTGTTGATGAAACGCAAAAAACAGTAACTGGCAATGTCCAGGTAAAACTTTATAAAGGCAATATTATTCTAATTGGCGTAACCTCACCTTACTCACTTTACAACGCCGAAATTGCCAGCTTTACAACCGGCGATCTGTATGACCACAAAGATGCTGAAGGGTTTATCCACTTATTTGGTTTACCACTAAAAGTTCGTGCCTTAATGCGACTCAGCCGCGAAGAAAAAGGGGAATAA